One Cyanobacteria bacterium FACHB-DQ100 DNA segment encodes these proteins:
- a CDS encoding 2,3-bisphosphoglycerate-independent phosphoglycerate mutase, which translates to MGQPPVSPVVLVILDGWGYRESRDGNAIAQANTPVMNSLWAAYPHTLIRTSGKDVGLPDGQMGNSEVGHLNLGAGRVVPQELVRISDAVEDKSLLQNPKLVEICQEVSSHQTKLHLVGLCSEGGVHSHISHLVGLLELAKAQGIEEVCIHAITDGRDTTPMSALSEIQKFQLEIDRLGVGRIVTISGRYHAMDRDRRWDRVEKAYKVMTESGEGTGQSAIEVLKASYAAGVTDEFVEPVRIAPGAVEPGDGVIFFNFRPDRARQLTQAFVDPKFNGFERSQISPLSFVTFTQYDPSLSVKVAFEPQNFNNILGEVVARHGLRQLRTAETEKYAHVTYFFNGGLEEPFPGEDRELVPSPMVLTYDKKPAMSAEKVTEGAIAAIEKRIYSMIILNYANPDMVGHTGQIEATITALETVDRCLGRLLEAINRAGGTALITADHGNAEQMYDENHNPWTAHTTNPVPFILVEGEGLKIPGHGTEVSLRDDGRLADVAPTILDILRLPIPEEMTGRSLIQKAEFDVRANRTPVKIAR; encoded by the coding sequence ATGGGGCAACCGCCTGTTTCTCCTGTGGTGCTTGTTATTCTGGATGGCTGGGGCTACCGCGAGAGCCGCGATGGAAATGCGATCGCGCAAGCCAATACGCCAGTCATGAATAGCTTGTGGGCAGCGTATCCTCACACGCTAATTCGCACATCTGGAAAAGATGTCGGATTGCCAGACGGTCAGATGGGCAATTCGGAAGTCGGACACCTCAATTTAGGCGCAGGGCGCGTCGTTCCTCAAGAATTGGTCAGAATTTCTGATGCAGTCGAAGATAAAAGCCTGCTGCAAAATCCAAAATTAGTCGAAATTTGCCAGGAAGTGTCTTCGCACCAGACGAAGTTACATCTCGTGGGCTTGTGTTCAGAGGGCGGGGTTCACTCTCACATTTCGCACTTGGTCGGCTTGCTAGAACTTGCAAAAGCACAAGGGATCGAAGAAGTCTGCATTCACGCGATTACCGACGGGCGCGACACCACGCCGATGTCAGCGTTATCAGAGATCCAAAAGTTTCAGCTAGAAATCGATCGTCTCGGTGTCGGTCGGATTGTGACGATTAGTGGTCGCTATCATGCAATGGATCGAGATCGTCGCTGGGATCGAGTTGAAAAAGCCTATAAAGTCATGACCGAGAGCGGCGAAGGCACTGGGCAAAGCGCGATCGAGGTGCTGAAGGCTTCCTATGCGGCAGGTGTAACCGATGAGTTTGTCGAACCGGTGCGGATTGCACCGGGAGCCGTGGAACCGGGAGACGGGGTAATTTTCTTCAATTTCCGTCCCGATCGGGCGCGTCAACTCACTCAAGCATTCGTTGATCCCAAGTTCAATGGATTTGAGCGATCACAGATTTCGCCGCTCTCGTTTGTCACTTTTACGCAGTATGATCCTTCGCTTTCGGTCAAAGTTGCGTTTGAGCCACAGAACTTTAACAACATTTTGGGCGAGGTCGTTGCGCGGCATGGATTACGCCAACTCCGCACCGCTGAAACGGAAAAATATGCTCATGTGACGTATTTCTTCAACGGTGGGCTAGAAGAGCCTTTCCCCGGAGAAGATCGGGAACTGGTGCCAAGTCCGATGGTGCTGACCTACGACAAAAAACCTGCGATGTCAGCCGAAAAAGTTACCGAAGGCGCGATCGCAGCCATTGAGAAACGTATCTACTCAATGATCATTCTCAATTACGCCAATCCTGATATGGTCGGACATACAGGACAGATCGAAGCGACGATTACGGCGCTTGAAACGGTTGATCGATGTTTGGGTCGCTTGCTCGAAGCGATTAATCGCGCCGGCGGAACTGCGTTGATCACAGCCGACCACGGGAATGCTGAACAGATGTACGACGAAAATCACAATCCCTGGACAGCTCACACGACAAACCCCGTTCCCTTCATTTTGGTGGAAGGCGAAGGTTTAAAGATTCCGGGACATGGAACTGAAGTGTCACTACGAGATGATGGACGATTAGCGGATGTCGCACCAACCATTCTCGATATTCTGAGACTACCGATTCCTGAAGAAATGACGGGTCGATCTCTGATTCAGAAAGCTGAGTTTGATGTCAGAGCAAACCGGACTCCGGTGAAAATTGCACGATAA
- a CDS encoding glutathione S-transferase family protein produces the protein MPPKLIIQLGRFVWTTMWRIMMSKLAPRDASGAYTRPESQFRDRIGSENYPAASGRYKLFVGMSCPWAHRTLVTRSLKGLEAAIAVSIVSPSPENGGWILEKPEFGCSTLTELYRLAKPGYTGRSTVPVLWDCETNTIVNNESSEIIVMLNAELNEFAAHPEIDLYPEALRDQIDRWNLKTYNPVNNGVYRCGFAQTQAAYESACNELFTTLDAIDNTLEKNRYLCGDTLTLADIRLFTTLFRFDAAYYGIFKCSRRRIQDYANLGAYVRDIYQLPSVAETCDLQAIKRDYYGNLFPLNPGGIIPIDSDSQNLLAPHNRDRIYA, from the coding sequence ATGCCTCCAAAGCTGATCATTCAACTAGGGCGTTTTGTTTGGACGACGATGTGGCGGATTATGATGTCCAAACTTGCGCCGCGTGATGCGTCTGGTGCTTATACTCGTCCTGAAAGCCAGTTTCGGGATCGCATTGGATCAGAGAATTACCCCGCCGCTTCAGGACGCTATAAGCTATTCGTGGGAATGAGTTGTCCTTGGGCGCATCGCACCTTAGTCACACGATCGCTGAAAGGATTGGAAGCCGCGATCGCGGTCTCAATCGTCTCTCCTTCTCCGGAGAATGGCGGCTGGATTTTAGAGAAACCTGAGTTTGGCTGCTCTACTTTAACGGAACTCTATCGGTTAGCAAAACCAGGGTATACAGGGCGATCGACCGTTCCAGTGCTGTGGGATTGTGAAACAAATACGATCGTCAATAATGAAAGTTCTGAAATTATTGTGATGCTCAATGCTGAGTTGAACGAATTTGCAGCGCATCCAGAAATTGATTTATATCCAGAAGCATTACGCGATCAGATCGATCGCTGGAATCTAAAAACTTATAATCCAGTCAACAATGGCGTTTATCGGTGTGGATTTGCTCAAACACAAGCTGCTTATGAATCCGCTTGCAACGAGTTATTTACAACGCTGGATGCGATCGACAACACATTAGAAAAAAATCGCTACCTCTGTGGTGATACTCTAACGCTTGCAGATATTCGCCTCTTTACAACGCTATTTCGCTTTGATGCTGCTTATTACGGCATTTTCAAGTGTAGCCGCCGCCGCATTCAAGATTATGCAAATTTAGGCGCGTATGTTCGAGATATTTATCAGCTTCCTAGCGTTGCGGAAACGTGCGACTTACAAGCGATAAAACGAGACTATTACGGTAATCTATTTCCGCTTAATCCAGGTGGGATCATTCCGATCGATAGCGATTCCCAAAACTTACTCGCACCTCACAACCGGGATCGGATTTACGCCTGA
- a CDS encoding DUF99 family protein, whose translation MELEALLEQRRLIRAIGFDDAPFIRKSGEPVSIAGVVCAGTRFEGMLWGQIEPDGWNATETIANILLNSKFLPQAHIVLLDGISLGGFNVVDLPALSGEIDRPCVSVMRRYPKLEKVEYALRRLPEPERRLKLIARAGEIYQSPPFVFQVQGAAPDTTARVLARLTDRGHVPEALRLAHLIASAVINGESGHQA comes from the coding sequence ATGGAGCTAGAAGCATTATTAGAACAGCGTCGATTGATTCGAGCGATCGGGTTTGATGATGCACCGTTTATCCGCAAGTCCGGAGAACCTGTGTCGATCGCGGGCGTGGTTTGTGCCGGGACACGATTTGAGGGGATGTTGTGGGGACAGATTGAGCCGGATGGTTGGAATGCCACCGAGACGATCGCAAACATTCTGTTAAACAGTAAGTTTTTACCCCAAGCTCATATTGTGCTGCTCGACGGGATTTCGCTAGGGGGCTTTAATGTGGTGGATTTGCCTGCATTATCGGGTGAGATCGATCGTCCCTGTGTGAGCGTAATGCGTCGCTATCCGAAGTTAGAGAAGGTTGAATACGCGCTTAGACGATTGCCAGAGCCAGAACGCCGATTAAAGTTGATTGCGCGAGCGGGGGAAATCTATCAGTCGCCGCCGTTTGTGTTTCAAGTTCAGGGTGCAGCACCGGACACGACAGCGCGAGTGTTAGCGAGATTAACCGATCGGGGTCATGTTCCCGAAGCCTTAAGATTAGCGCATCTAATTGCTTCGGCTGTTATTAACGGCGAAAGTGGTCATCAGGCGTAA
- a CDS encoding DUF2996 domain-containing protein, with amino-acid sequence MATEETKPQGESELPPTVGENVPDVVKENLHGEDVPTTTEIPTANAPDPTAVNAGDNPNAANPATGKAPKEDAGIKPAKAKKEKAPGVEDKPFGDFIQQDYLPALKQGLENLGTRSLELHFEKRKIPIKGYDQAPECWQVIGKWQPSYKQLREFNIYFFDENINGLKGFACAEGDRLSTLESFLIDERKVTLDLLVFGTVQRLNGQKWLARN; translated from the coding sequence ATGGCAACGGAAGAAACCAAGCCTCAAGGCGAATCGGAACTCCCCCCGACGGTGGGCGAAAATGTACCCGATGTCGTCAAAGAAAACCTGCATGGGGAAGATGTACCCACCACCACGGAGATTCCGACGGCAAACGCACCTGATCCCACTGCCGTAAATGCTGGAGATAATCCTAACGCAGCGAATCCCGCAACCGGAAAGGCTCCAAAAGAAGATGCGGGAATCAAGCCTGCGAAGGCGAAGAAAGAAAAGGCTCCAGGCGTTGAGGATAAGCCTTTCGGTGACTTTATTCAACAAGATTATTTGCCTGCTTTGAAGCAAGGATTAGAGAACCTGGGAACGCGATCGCTGGAACTGCATTTCGAGAAGCGCAAGATTCCAATTAAGGGTTACGACCAAGCGCCGGAGTGCTGGCAGGTGATTGGCAAATGGCAACCGAGCTATAAGCAATTGCGGGAATTTAATATCTATTTTTTCGATGAAAATATCAATGGTTTGAAAGGATTTGCTTGTGCAGAGGGCGATCGTCTTAGCACTCTGGAATCTTTTTTGATTGATGAGCGCAAAGTTACGCTAGATCTGCTGGTGTTTGGTACAGTTCAACGCCTGAACGGTCAGAAGTGGTTAGCTCGCAACTAA
- a CDS encoding alpha/beta hydrolase, with amino-acid sequence MNRFSLKVWIDGAGYPIVCLHGHPGSGRSMSVFTQHLSKRFQTIAPDLRGYGQSKTRANFVMLDHLDDLQGVLEQYGIDRALILGWSLGGIVALELAARFPEKVSGLILVATSARPWGNHPRISLQDNLYTGIAALLNVIKPGWRWNIDTFAKRSLFRHLIQQHTPATYRYIASDAVYAFLNTSVAANRALNAALSEGYYRVQNFEKITCPVLMLAGEHDRHITAASSLETAKHLANCECKVYSDTAHLLPWEIPNQILMDIDQWLDRHPEVYQSEVCQ; translated from the coding sequence ATGAATCGATTTTCTTTAAAGGTATGGATTGATGGAGCGGGCTATCCGATCGTTTGTCTACATGGACATCCGGGATCGGGTCGCAGTATGAGCGTATTTACTCAACATTTATCAAAGCGGTTTCAAACGATCGCGCCCGACCTACGCGGCTATGGTCAGTCAAAAACCCGCGCCAATTTTGTCATGCTCGATCACCTGGATGATTTGCAAGGGGTGTTGGAGCAGTACGGCATCGATCGTGCCTTAATCCTCGGCTGGTCGCTCGGTGGAATTGTTGCGCTCGAACTTGCCGCCCGCTTCCCCGAAAAAGTGAGCGGTTTGATTCTCGTTGCTACGTCTGCGCGCCCCTGGGGAAATCATCCTCGAATTAGCCTGCAAGACAATCTCTATACTGGGATCGCTGCCTTGTTGAATGTGATTAAACCTGGATGGCGCTGGAATATTGACACCTTTGCAAAGCGATCGCTCTTCCGGCACCTCATTCAGCAGCACACCCCCGCAACCTACCGATACATCGCGAGTGATGCAGTCTATGCTTTTCTGAATACCTCGGTCGCTGCAAATCGAGCGCTGAATGCAGCACTAAGCGAAGGGTATTATCGAGTGCAAAACTTTGAAAAGATTACCTGTCCGGTGCTGATGTTAGCGGGTGAACATGATCGCCACATTACCGCAGCGTCAAGTCTTGAAACCGCAAAACATCTGGCGAACTGTGAATGTAAAGTCTATTCCGACACAGCACACCTGCTGCCGTGGGAAATTCCGAATCAAATTCTAATGGATATCGATCAATGGCTCGATCGACATCCCGAAGTGTATCAGTCCGAAGTGTGTCAGTAG
- a CDS encoding DUF1816 domain-containing protein, which translates to MNELLTGFLSSIGLAWWVEITTDSPRCVYYFGPFPNKKMAQSHQSGYLEDLEREGATNIKITIKRCKPSNLTIYDEKADVGFNKMPGVLSGQY; encoded by the coding sequence ATGAATGAACTCTTGACAGGTTTTCTTAGCTCGATCGGTCTTGCTTGGTGGGTTGAGATCACGACTGATAGCCCCCGATGCGTCTACTATTTCGGCCCTTTTCCCAACAAGAAAATGGCTCAAAGTCACCAGTCGGGCTATCTCGAAGATTTGGAGCGCGAAGGCGCGACCAACATCAAAATCACGATCAAACGCTGTAAGCCCTCGAATCTCACCATTTACGATGAGAAAGCGGATGTGGGGTTTAACAAGATGCCCGGTGTTTTGAGCGGTCAGTATTAG
- the rlmB gene encoding 23S rRNA (guanosine(2251)-2'-O)-methyltransferase RlmB: MATPNNRNAGSQGRSNRDFGGKKPNFKKSGNPKRNSEGSFDRPKTDDRRFEKRDRSFDGDRDQRSAGADGSNRGRSDSSGERRYERKERSFDRPRNDDRRFEKRDRPRDDFNGERRGRDSDRPRGEFNGERRERNFDRPNGERRSFDRSKGEFNGERRERNFDRPSGERRSFDRSKGEFNGERRERNFDRPNGERRSFDRPKGEFNGERRERNFDRPNGEKRSFDRPRSEFNGERRERNFDRPRNDGSARFERRDSFAPRKPDHLAEQARDDIPQHFVSHDEPFESNEAPDLIYGRHPVLSALQGERSLNRIWITEKLHYDPRYLSLLNQAKANGTVIDEVTPKRLDQLTHGANHQGIAAQIAAYEYTDLGDLIVRAKAATDQPVIVVADSITDPHNLGAIIRTAEALGAQGIVIPQRRAVGVTSTVMKVAAGAIEKLPVARVVNLARALEDLKAAGFWIYGTASESSQPVHTVKFAKASVLVVGAEGEGLGLMTQRGCDVLVSIPLQGTTPSLNASVAAGMALYEVYRQRWENTIHLDGFKTSIGLKNQV; encoded by the coding sequence ATGGCTACTCCCAATAACCGCAACGCTGGCTCACAAGGTCGGTCAAATCGTGACTTTGGCGGTAAAAAACCCAATTTCAAAAAGTCGGGCAATCCCAAACGCAACAGCGAGGGAAGCTTTGATCGCCCTAAAACTGACGATCGCCGATTTGAAAAGCGCGACCGCAGCTTCGATGGGGATCGAGATCAGCGCAGTGCCGGTGCTGACGGCTCTAATCGGGGTCGCTCAGACTCAAGCGGTGAAAGACGCTACGAACGCAAAGAAAGAAGTTTTGATCGTCCCAGAAACGACGATCGGCGATTTGAGAAGCGCGATCGTCCTAGAGATGATTTCAATGGAGAGCGGCGCGGACGGGATTCTGATCGTCCGAGGGGCGAATTCAACGGAGAACGAAGAGAGCGGAATTTCGATCGCCCCAACGGTGAAAGACGCAGCTTCGATCGTTCAAAAGGCGAATTCAACGGAGAACGAAGAGAGCGGAATTTCGATCGCCCCAGCGGTGAAAGACGTAGTTTCGATCGTTCAAAAGGCGAATTCAACGGAGAACGAAGAGAGCGGAATTTCGATCGCCCCAATGGTGAAAGACGCAGCTTCGATCGTCCGAAAGGCGAATTCAATGGAGAACGAAGAGAACGGAACTTTGATCGCCCCAATGGTGAAAAACGCAGCTTCGATCGTCCCAGAAGCGAATTTAACGGGGAACGAAGAGAACGGAACTTTGATCGTCCTCGAAATGACGGCAGTGCGAGATTTGAGAGACGCGATAGCTTCGCTCCCCGCAAGCCTGACCATTTAGCCGAGCAAGCCCGCGATGATATCCCGCAGCATTTTGTGTCGCATGATGAGCCATTTGAAAGCAACGAAGCTCCCGATCTAATCTATGGTCGTCATCCGGTGTTAAGTGCGCTGCAAGGGGAGCGATCGCTTAATCGCATCTGGATTACAGAAAAGCTTCACTATGATCCCCGCTATCTTTCATTGCTGAATCAAGCGAAAGCAAACGGAACAGTCATCGATGAAGTCACACCAAAGCGATTAGATCAGCTAACACATGGTGCAAATCATCAGGGGATCGCAGCGCAAATTGCAGCTTATGAGTACACTGATCTTGGTGATTTGATTGTTCGTGCGAAAGCTGCAACCGATCAGCCTGTGATCGTGGTTGCAGATAGCATTACCGACCCCCACAACTTAGGCGCAATTATCCGGACGGCTGAAGCGTTAGGAGCACAGGGAATCGTGATTCCGCAGCGTCGTGCGGTGGGCGTAACTTCAACCGTGATGAAAGTGGCAGCAGGCGCGATCGAAAAGCTTCCTGTAGCTAGAGTGGTCAATCTGGCTCGTGCGCTGGAAGACCTCAAAGCGGCTGGATTCTGGATTTATGGTACAGCTTCCGAATCAAGCCAGCCAGTTCATACCGTCAAATTTGCTAAAGCCTCGGTGTTGGTTGTTGGTGCAGAAGGGGAAGGTTTAGGATTGATGACGCAGCGCGGATGCGATGTACTGGTTTCAATTCCACTACAGGGCACTACGCCTAGCCTCAATGCCTCAGTTGCAGCAGGAATGGCACTCTATGAGGTGTACCGTCAACGCTGGGAGAACACCATCCATCTGGATGGATTTAAGACATCGATCGGATTGAAAAATCAAGTGTGA
- a CDS encoding ribonuclease III, with the protein MSEIQRLSPAAFAYLGDAVYELYIRRRCLLPPKRSEVYHQQVVSNVRAETQALHLRSLMPHLSESEHEFLKRGRNAAVNRPKRLDPEIYQHATSLEALIGYLYLTDPARLFELLGFLNLK; encoded by the coding sequence ATGTCTGAGATCCAGCGGCTCTCTCCGGCTGCGTTCGCGTATTTAGGCGATGCAGTTTACGAACTGTATATTCGGAGGCGTTGTCTGTTGCCACCGAAGCGTTCTGAAGTCTATCATCAACAAGTTGTGTCGAACGTGAGGGCAGAAACCCAAGCCTTGCACCTGCGATCGCTCATGCCCCATTTAAGCGAGTCTGAACATGAGTTTCTCAAGCGGGGACGCAATGCTGCTGTAAATCGCCCAAAACGACTTGACCCCGAAATTTACCAACACGCCACCAGCCTAGAAGCCCTAATTGGCTATCTGTATTTGACTGACCCTGCCCGCTTGTTTGAATTGTTAGGGTTTCTCAACCTTAAGTAA
- a CDS encoding STAS domain-containing protein, which produces MPEQLTLTVSLRGTREVRDNTYQLFRLVGQLDAFSEPTFRKVLTKCVEDGPKHVILDLSKIDFVDSSGLGALVQVAKKAQQASGTLQIVTNARVTQTVKLVRLEQFLALQPSVETAIENVQSA; this is translated from the coding sequence ATTCCTGAGCAACTAACCCTAACAGTCAGTCTTCGAGGCACACGCGAAGTTAGGGACAATACATATCAACTCTTTCGCCTCGTCGGGCAACTTGATGCTTTTTCTGAACCAACCTTCCGGAAAGTTCTGACAAAATGCGTTGAAGACGGCCCTAAACACGTCATTTTAGATCTGTCTAAAATTGACTTTGTTGATAGTTCCGGTCTGGGCGCTTTGGTGCAAGTTGCCAAAAAAGCGCAGCAGGCATCGGGAACCTTACAGATTGTGACGAATGCGCGAGTCACACAGACGGTCAAGCTTGTTCGTTTAGAACAATTTTTGGCGCTGCAACCGTCCGTGGAAACCGCGATCGAGAATGTTCAATCTGCCTAA
- the carA gene encoding glutamine-hydrolyzing carbamoyl-phosphate synthase small subunit, whose amino-acid sequence MFMSSAQPALLVLADGTTYQGYSFGATGTTIGEVVFNTGMTGYQEVMTDPSYRGQIVTFTYPELGNTGVNPDDEESDVPHVRGVIARNICERPSNWRSTQSLPDYLKQHHLLGIYGIDTRALTRKLRSAGAMNGAISTEVLDPSELLEQVQNAPSMAGLNLVKEVSTTQVYEWSEKTETIWEFSSTASSLEDPMTVVAIDFGIKRNILRRLASYGCRVIVVPVNTPPEEVLKYNPDGIFLSNGPGDPAAVTEGIETTKALLKAEKPVFGICMGHQILGLSLGAETFKLKFGHRGLNQPCGLTQQIEITSQNHGFALAADSLPDASIEITHLNLNDRTVAGLRHKTLPMFSVQYHPEASPGPHDADYLFENFVRSMREHKQSEIRQ is encoded by the coding sequence GTGTTTATGTCCTCTGCTCAACCTGCGTTACTTGTGCTGGCTGATGGCACAACTTATCAGGGTTACTCGTTCGGTGCAACGGGAACCACGATCGGAGAAGTCGTGTTCAATACCGGAATGACGGGTTATCAAGAAGTCATGACTGATCCAAGCTATCGGGGTCAGATTGTGACATTCACCTATCCAGAACTGGGCAATACGGGCGTAAATCCCGACGATGAAGAATCCGACGTGCCGCATGTCCGGGGCGTGATTGCCCGAAATATTTGCGAACGTCCGAGCAACTGGAGATCGACGCAATCCCTGCCCGACTATCTCAAACAGCACCACTTACTCGGCATCTACGGCATCGATACTCGTGCCCTAACGCGAAAACTACGATCGGCGGGTGCAATGAACGGCGCGATTTCAACCGAAGTGCTCGACCCCAGCGAACTGCTCGAACAAGTGCAGAACGCACCGAGCATGGCAGGATTGAACCTCGTCAAAGAAGTCAGTACGACCCAAGTTTACGAATGGTCAGAAAAAACCGAGACGATTTGGGAATTTAGCTCGACTGCTTCGAGCCTTGAAGACCCGATGACTGTGGTTGCGATCGATTTCGGCATCAAGCGCAATATTCTGCGACGGCTTGCGAGTTATGGCTGCCGTGTGATCGTTGTTCCGGTCAACACTCCGCCTGAAGAAGTCCTTAAGTATAATCCAGACGGAATCTTTCTCTCGAACGGGCCGGGCGATCCGGCTGCTGTCACCGAGGGCATCGAAACTACAAAAGCACTCTTGAAGGCTGAGAAGCCCGTTTTCGGAATTTGTATGGGACACCAAATTCTCGGCTTATCACTGGGTGCCGAAACCTTTAAGCTCAAGTTCGGACATCGCGGCTTGAATCAACCCTGCGGTCTGACCCAGCAAATCGAAATCACCAGCCAAAATCACGGTTTTGCGCTCGCTGCCGATTCGCTCCCGGATGCCTCGATCGAAATCACTCACCTGAATCTCAACGATCGCACCGTTGCCGGATTACGGCATAAAACCCTGCCGATGTTCTCAGTGCAGTATCATCCGGAGGCGAGTCCTGGGCCACACGATGCTGATTATCTATTTGAAAATTTCGTGCGATCGATGCGCGAACATAAACAATCAGAAATCAGGCAATAG
- a CDS encoding retroviral-like aspartic protease family protein gives MLRVGVWVGSAIVFAAIAAGCSQERSTQRVSPQVSSSPVQTVATPAAPTEDFYQTALDRAASARTISQSAQSPEDWQLVASRWKSAIAALKQVPKSDPNRKRANQKLSEFQQALSRTEDRAARTGKEKIAAQDPGIRIDRAISAEELSAIAAQKEQGIRVPIKYRKNRIPVIDVVFNGNQRYEMMVDTGASATMITAEMARRLGVRVVGEAQAMTAAGVTTVRVAVVQSITVAGSTIREVPVSIGPLDVGLLGHDFFGNCDISISRDHVEFRQCNVL, from the coding sequence ATGCTCAGAGTTGGTGTTTGGGTTGGGTCGGCGATCGTGTTCGCGGCGATTGCAGCGGGGTGTAGTCAGGAGCGATCGACGCAGCGAGTTTCTCCACAGGTTTCGTCTTCTCCGGTTCAAACGGTCGCCACTCCTGCGGCACCGACTGAAGATTTCTATCAAACGGCGCTCGATCGAGCGGCAAGTGCCCGCACGATCAGTCAATCGGCGCAGTCTCCGGAGGATTGGCAACTGGTTGCGAGTCGGTGGAAGAGTGCGATCGCAGCGCTCAAACAAGTGCCGAAATCTGATCCAAACCGCAAGCGAGCCAATCAAAAACTCTCTGAATTTCAGCAAGCCCTTTCAAGAACGGAAGATCGAGCGGCACGCACCGGAAAAGAAAAAATCGCCGCGCAAGATCCAGGCATTCGCATCGATCGCGCAATTTCAGCCGAGGAACTAAGCGCGATCGCAGCTCAAAAAGAGCAAGGGATTCGAGTCCCAATTAAGTATCGTAAGAATCGTATTCCTGTGATCGATGTGGTTTTTAACGGCAATCAACGCTATGAAATGATGGTTGATACGGGGGCATCCGCGACGATGATCACGGCGGAAATGGCGCGGCGATTGGGAGTTAGGGTCGTCGGTGAGGCTCAGGCGATGACCGCAGCAGGTGTGACGACGGTGAGAGTTGCGGTGGTGCAGTCGATCACCGTTGCAGGGAGTACGATTCGCGAGGTTCCGGTGTCGATCGGCCCGTTGGATGTGGGGTTACTCGGTCATGATTTCTTTGGCAATTGCGATATTTCGATTAGTCGGGATCATGTCGAATTTCGGCAGTGTAATGTGTTGTGA
- a CDS encoding mannose-1-phosphate guanylyltransferase yields the protein MTPSLVPIILAGGKGERFWPLSRKHRPKQFLCLDGSGRSLLQTTADRLLSTAGDWSNLWVVTASHLADGVREQLPDLPIENILVEPEGRDTAPAVAWSTIEVAKRYGEDVVTGFFPADHWIAEQNIFEATLKAATDAAVQNAAIVTLGIAPTHAATGYGYIEQGEKIGVYDDYPAYRVDRFTEKPDRETAEAFVSSGRFSWNGGMFVFQAKVMLDQLHKHAPEIIQLLEEKGIEAYSTVPKLSIDYAVMEKTDCACVLPVRFSWDDLGDWGAIERLMKSDNPNVELGQHVGLDTSGAIVYTSDDDEVVVTIGLEDTVIVRDGKVTLIVKKDRTQEIKSVLKTIQARSEFQDLL from the coding sequence ATGACCCCATCTCTTGTTCCGATTATCCTTGCTGGCGGAAAAGGTGAGCGCTTTTGGCCCCTCAGCCGCAAACACCGTCCAAAACAGTTTCTCTGTCTAGATGGCAGCGGACGCAGCCTTCTACAAACAACCGCCGATCGCTTACTTTCGACCGCAGGCGATTGGAGCAATCTTTGGGTCGTGACGGCTTCCCATTTAGCCGATGGGGTGCGTGAACAGCTTCCCGACTTGCCGATCGAAAACATCCTAGTAGAGCCAGAGGGGCGCGATACGGCTCCGGCAGTGGCATGGAGCACGATCGAAGTTGCAAAGCGCTACGGTGAGGATGTTGTAACCGGATTTTTTCCAGCCGATCACTGGATTGCAGAACAAAACATTTTTGAAGCGACGCTAAAAGCCGCAACAGATGCAGCCGTCCAAAATGCAGCGATCGTCACTTTGGGAATTGCGCCAACTCATGCAGCAACGGGATATGGCTACATTGAGCAGGGTGAAAAGATTGGAGTGTATGACGATTATCCTGCTTATCGAGTCGATCGCTTCACAGAAAAGCCCGATCGCGAGACCGCAGAAGCATTTGTCAGTAGCGGACGGTTTAGCTGGAATGGTGGCATGTTCGTATTTCAAGCAAAAGTGATGCTTGATCAGCTGCACAAACACGCCCCAGAAATCATTCAATTATTAGAAGAGAAAGGCATCGAGGCGTATTCAACCGTTCCTAAACTCAGCATCGATTACGCAGTGATGGAAAAGACCGATTGTGCTTGTGTGCTGCCAGTGCGCTTTAGCTGGGATGACTTGGGCGATTGGGGAGCGATCGAGCGTTTAATGAAGTCCGATAATCCAAATGTGGAGTTAGGGCAGCATGTCGGGCTGGATACCAGTGGCGCGATCGTTTATACCTCAGATGATGATGAAGTGGTGGTGACGATCGGTTTAGAAGACACAGTGATCGTTCGCGATGGCAAAGTGACGCTGATTGTGAAAAAAGACCGGACGCAAGAAATTAAATCGGTGTTGAAAACGATTCAGGCGCGATCGGAATTTCAGGATTTGTTGTAA